CGGGCCTCGCGGTCGGGCGCTTCCTGCGCTCCAGCGGTCAGCGCACACCGGAGATGGTCGCCGCCCCGGCACCGACCTCCGGGTACCGTCCGCCGGCGTCCTACACGCCCACCTCGCCGGTCGCCCCCTCCAATTCGACCCCGAAGTAAGGCGCTCCGATGACCTATCAGACCTCAAATCGAACAGACAAGCCGAGCGCCATGGCCGAGGCGCTCGCCCACACGCGCTCGCTGCCCGACCTCGTCACCAAGCTCTTCAAGGAAGTGTCCGAGCTTTTCCGCAAGGAAGGCGAGCTGATCCGCTCCGAGATGCACGACAAGGTCAACCAGCTGCAGCTCGGCGTCGGCAAGATCGCGGCCGGTGCCATCGTGCTCCTGGTGTCGCTGATCGTGCTGACGCAGGCGCTGGTGGTGGCGGTGGCGAACCTCATCACCGCCGTCGGCAGCTCCGCGGCGGAGAACTCCACGGCCGACATCGTGGTCGCCAACACCGGATGGGCCTCGCTCATCGTCGGCGCGATCTTCGCGGCCGTCGGCGCGTTCCTGGTCCGCTCCGGCACCACCGACCTCAACGTTGAAAACCTGGCACCGGACCGGACCACGCTGCAGGTCCGGCGCGACGCCGAGCTTGCGAAGGAGCAGATCCAATGAGCCGTTCCACGACGCAGATCGAGCGTGAAGTCGAGGCCCAGCGCTACGAGGTCGAAGAGACCCTCGACGCGCTGCGCGCCAAGCTGTCGACCTCCCATATCATGGACAGCGTCGCCCGGTCGTTCACGACCGCCGGCG
This portion of the Acuticoccus sp. I52.16.1 genome encodes:
- a CDS encoding phage holin family protein; the protein is MAEALAHTRSLPDLVTKLFKEVSELFRKEGELIRSEMHDKVNQLQLGVGKIAAGAIVLLVSLIVLTQALVVAVANLITAVGSSAAENSTADIVVANTGWASLIVGAIFAAVGAFLVRSGTTDLNVENLAPDRTTLQVRRDAELAKEQIQ